In Streptomyces sp. 71268, the DNA window CCAGTCACGTTCCGCACCGTTGTGGGCACCCGCGATGGAGACGACCGCCTATGGCCTGGGCGTCCTGTACGGCGAGGCCACCAGCCCCCGCATCGGTCTGCACCTTCGCAACTGGACCTGTGTGACCCCGGTGAGCCCCGGTCAGGCCGTGTTGCGCTCGACGGTCACCGTACGGTTCACCTGGCGCAGGTGCCGCTGGCTGGCCCGTGCGCTGGCCGCCCTGATCTCGGTGCCGTTCGCGCGAGCCACCGTCAGCCAAAGCGCCCGCGACGTCGCCATCTGGCAGCACCGCGCGCACGTGGAACACCCTCGGCTCGCTCGTGGCGACGGGCCGATCATGAAGTACCGGCGCTGGGCGGCACAGTTCACGTCCGCGCCCTCCGAACCGACAGCCGACGCCCAACCGCCCGCCCGCATCGCCTGACCGCGCGGGCGGTACCACCTCAGCGGTACGGCCTCGGCGCCACTACCTCAGCGGTAATCGACGGGGTGATCGGTGGCGGGCGAGAGTTGCCCCACCACCACGCCGCCGCGTCCCGGAAGGGGATTCGCTGATGCCGTACTTCGAGGGTTCCGACGGAACAAGCCTGTTCTACACCGACTGGGGCCGGGGCAGACCGGTGGTGTTCGTGTCGGGGGCCTGGCTCAGCAGCAGCGCCTGGGAGTTCCAGATGCTTCCGCTCTCCGAGCGGGGGCTGCGCTGCGTCGCCTTCGACAAGCGGGGGCACGGCCGCTCGGACTGGGTCGGCCACGGCTTCGACTACGACACCCTCGCCGACGACCTCGCCGCGCTGCTCGACCACCTCGACCTGCGCGAGGTGACCCTGGTGGCGCACTCGATGGGTGGCGGGGAGGTGATCCGGTACCTGACCCGCCACGGTTACGCCCGGGTGAGCCGGGTGGTGCTGATGGCGGTCACCGCGCCGCTGCTGGTCGAGACGCCGGACCACCCGGAGGGCATCGGCCGGGAGGTCCTCGACGCCCTGCTCGCGACGCAGTCCCGGGACCGGCCCCGGTGGATGGCCCAGAACGCGCAGGCGTTCTTCGCCACCCACCTGGGCAACACGGTCTCCACCGAACTTATCGAGCAGACGGTCCGCAGGTGCCTGGACTGCTCGGCCAAGGCCGCCGTCGAGGTGGTCAGGACGGGGTTCTGTACCGATCTGCGAGAGGAGGTCAGCGCGCTCCGGTTGCCCACCCTGATCCTCCACGGCGACGCCGACGCCTCCGCCCCCGTCGACCTGTGCGGCCGGTGGTTGGCCCACCTGGTGCCGGACAACGTGTACCGGGAGTACCCGGCGGCGGGGCACGGCCTGTTCGTCACCCACGCCGAGCGCGTGAACCAGGACCTGCTCGACTTCGTCGCGGCCCCCGCACCAGACCCCGTGCCGGCCGCCGCCACCGTCGGGGGCGGGCAGCGCGGCGCGTGAGCGTGAACACGGCGTCGTACGGCCCGACGTGCGGCCCCGCGTCGTACGCGATCCCCCGCCGGAACGCGTACGCCTACGCCTTGCCGCCGACCCCG includes these proteins:
- a CDS encoding alpha/beta hydrolase, which codes for MPYFEGSDGTSLFYTDWGRGRPVVFVSGAWLSSSAWEFQMLPLSERGLRCVAFDKRGHGRSDWVGHGFDYDTLADDLAALLDHLDLREVTLVAHSMGGGEVIRYLTRHGYARVSRVVLMAVTAPLLVETPDHPEGIGREVLDALLATQSRDRPRWMAQNAQAFFATHLGNTVSTELIEQTVRRCLDCSAKAAVEVVRTGFCTDLREEVSALRLPTLILHGDADASAPVDLCGRWLAHLVPDNVYREYPAAGHGLFVTHAERVNQDLLDFVAAPAPDPVPAAATVGGGQRGA